One Saimiri boliviensis isolate mSaiBol1 chromosome 17, mSaiBol1.pri, whole genome shotgun sequence genomic window carries:
- the MYADML2 gene encoding myeloid-associated differentiation marker-like protein 2: MGSSMEPPQGAYLHLGAVMSPVGTARVLQLAFGCTTFSLVAHRGGFAGVQGTFCMAAWGFCFAVSALVVACEFTRLHGCLRLSWGNFTAAFAMLATLLCATAAVLYPLYFAQWECPPKPGGCAARDFRLAASVFAGLLFLAYAVEVALTRARPGQVTSYMATMSGLLKIVQAFVACIIFGALVYDGRYGRYVATQWCVAVYSLCFLATVAVVVLSVMGHTGGLGCPFDRLVVVYTFLAVLLYLSAAVIWPVFCFDPKYGEPGRPPDCAQGSCPWDSQLVVAIFTYINLLLYIIDLAYSQRIRFVPSL, encoded by the coding sequence ATGGGCAGCAGCATGGAGCCCCCTCAGGGTGCGTACCTGCACCTGGGCGCTGTGATGTCCCCCGTGGGTACGGCCCGCGTGCTGCAGCTGGCCTTTGGCTGCACCACTTTCAGCCTGGTGGCCCACCGGGGCGGCTTTGCGGGCGTCCAGGGCACATTCTGCATGGCTGCCTGGGGCTTCTGCTTCGCTGTCTCTGCACTGGTGGTGGCCTGCGAGTTCACAAGACTCCATGGCTGCCTCCGGCTCTCCTGGGGCAACTTCACGGCTGCCTTCGCCATGCTGGCCACCCTGCTGTGCGCCACAGCTGCGGTACTGTATCCGCTGTACTTTGCCCAGTGGGAATGCCCACCCAAGCCCGGGGGCTGTGCTGCCAGGGACTTCCGCCTGGCTGCCAGCGTCTTTGCCGGACTCCTCTTCCTGGCCTACGCTGTGGAGGTGGCCCTGACGCGGGCTCGGCCTGGCCAGGTGACCAGCTACATGGCCACCATGTCGGGGCTGCTTAAGATCGTCCAGGCCTTTGTGGCCTGCATCATCTTCGGGGCGCTGGTCTACGACGGCCGCTATGGGCGCTATGTGGCCACCCAGTGGTGCGTAGCCGTctacagcctctgcttcctggccaCGGTGGCCGTGGTGGTCCTGAGTGTGATGGGCCACACGGGGGGCTTGGGCTGCCCCTTTGACCGGCTGGTGGTGGTGTACACTTTCCTGGCTGTGCTCCTGTACCTCAGCGCTGCTGTGATCTGGCCAGTCTTCTGTTTCGATCCCAAGTACGGCGAGCCTGGACGGCCCCCCGACTGCGCTCAAGGCAGCTGTCCCTGGGACAGCCAGCTGGTGGTGGCCATCTTCACCTACATCAACCTGCTCCTGTACATCATCGACCTTGCCTACTCCCAGAGGATTCGCTTCGTGCCCAGCCTGTAG
- the PYCR1 gene encoding pyrroline-5-carboxylate reductase 1, mitochondrial, translating to MSVGFIGAGQLAFALAKGFTAAGVLAAHKIMASSPDMDLDTVSALRKIGVKLTPHNKETVRHSDVLFLAVKPHIIPFILDEIGADIEDRHIVVSCAAGVTISSIEKKLSAFRPGPRVIRCMTNTPVVVREGATVYATGTHAQVEDGRLLEQLLSSVGFCTEVEEDLINTVTGLSGSGPAYAFTALDALADGGVKMGLPRRLAVRLGAQALLGAAKMLLHSEQHPGQLKDHVCSPGGATIHALHVLESGGFRSLLINAVEASCIRTRELQAMAEQEQVSPAAIKKTILDKVKLDSPAGASLSPSGHTKLLPHSLAPAGKKD from the exons ATGAGCGTGGGCTTCATCGGTGCTGGCCAGCTGGCTTTTGCCCTGGCCAAGGGCTTCACAGCAGCAG GCGTCCTGGCTGCCCATAAGATAATGGCCAGCTCCCCAGACATGGACCTGGACACAGTTTCTGCCCTCAGG AAGATAGGGGTGAAGCTGACACCCCACAACAAGGAGACGGTGCGGCACAGTGATGTGCTCTTCCTGGCCGTGAAGCCACACATCATCCCCTTCATCCTGGATGAGATAGGCGCTGACATCGAGGATAGGCACATCGTGGTGTCCTGTGCAGCCGGTGTCACCATCAGCTCCATCGAGAAG AAGCTGTCAGCATTTCGGCCAGGTCCCAGGGTCATCCGATGCATGACCAATACTCCAGTCGTGGTGCGAGAGGGGGCCACTGTGTACGCCACAGGCACACACGCCCAGGTGGAAGATGGGAGGCTCCTGGAGCAGCTGCTGAGCAGCGTGGGCTTCTGCACAGAGGTGGAGGAAGACCTGATCAACACCGTCACGGGGCTCAGTGGCAGTGGCCCTGCCTAC GCGTTCACAGCCCTGGACGCCCTGGCTGATGGGGGCGTGAAGATGGGGCTTCCAAGGCGCCTGGCCGTCCGCCTCGGGGCCCAGGCCCTCCTG GGGGCTGCCAAGATGCTGCTGCACTCTGAACAGCACCCAGGCCAGCTCAAGGACCACGTCTGCTCTCCTGGTGGGGCCACCATCCATGCCTTGCACGTGCTGGAAAGTGGGGGCTTCCGCTCCCTGCTTATCAACGCCGTGGAAGCCTCCTGCATCCGCACACG GGAGCTGCAGGCCATGGCTGAGCAGGAGCAGGTGTCCCCAGCCGCCATCAagaagaccatcctggacaaggTGAAGCTGGACTCCCCTGCAGGGGCTTCTCTGTCGCCTTCTGGCCACACCAAGCTGCTCCCCCACAGCCTGGCCCCAGCAGGCAAGAAGGATTGA
- the NOTUM gene encoding palmitoleoyl-protein carboxylesterase NOTUM isoform X2, which yields MGRGVRVLLLLGLLHCAGGGEAKKTWRRQGQQPPPPPPLPPPPPRTEAAPAAGQPVESFPLDFTAVEGNMDSFMAQVKSLAQSLYPCSAPQLNEDLRLHLLLNTSVTCNDGSPAGYYLKESKGSRRWLLFLEGGWYCFNRESCDSRYDTMRRLMSSRDWPRTRRGTGILSSQPEENPHWWNANMVFIPYCSSDVWSGASSKSEKNEYAFMGTLIIQEVVRELLGRGLSGAKVLLLAGSSAGGTGVLLNVDRVAEQLEELGYPAIQVRGLADSGWFLDSEQYRHTDCIDTITCAPTEAIRRGIRYWNGVVPERCRRQFQEGEEWNCFFGYKIYPTLRWQPVQEGQRLYIENLGREVRHTLKDVPASFAPACLSHEIIIRSHWTDVQVKGISLPRALHCWDRSLHDSHKASKTPLKGCPVHLVDSCPWPHCNPSCPTVRDQFTGQEMNVAQFLMHMGFDVQTVAQQQGLEPSELLGMLSSGS from the exons ATGGGCCGAGGGGTGCgcgtgctgctgctgctgggcctGCTGCACTGCGCCGGGGGCGGCGAGGCCAAGAAGACCTGGCGGCGCCAGGGTCAGcagccgcccccgccgccgcccctgCCGCCGCCTCCCCCGCGGACCGAGGCGGCGCCGGCGGCTGGACAGCCAGTGGAGAGTTTCCCGCTGGACTTCACGGCCGTGGAGGGCAACATGGACAGCTTCATGGCACAGGTCAAGAGCCTGGCTCAGTCCCTGTACCCCTGCTCCGCGCCGCAGCTCAACGAGGACCTGCGCCTGCACCTCCTGCTCAACACCTCGGTGACCTGCAACGACGGGAGCCCCGCCGG CTACTACCTGAAGGAGTCCAAGGGCAGCCGGCGGTGGCTGCTCTTCCTGGAAG GCGGCTGGTATTGCTTCAACCGCGAGAGCTGCGACTCCAGATACGACACCATGCGGCGCCTCATGAGCTCCCGGGACTGGCCGCGCACTCGCAGAG GCACAGGGATCCTGTCCTCACAGCCGGAGGAGAACCCCCACTGGTGGAACGCAAACATGGT CTTCATCCCCTACTGCTCCAGTGATGTTTGGAGCGGGGCTTCATCTAAGTCCGAGAAGA ACGAGTATGCATTCATGGGCACCCTCATCATCCAGGAGGTGGTGCGAGAGCTCCTGGGCAGAGGGCTGAGCGGGGCCAAGGTGCTGCTGCTGGCCGGGAGCag CGCGGGGGGCACCGGGGTGCTGCTGAATGTGGACCGCGTGGCCGAGCAGCTGGAGGAGCTGGGCTACCCGGCCATCCAGGTGCGAGGCCTGGCCGACTCCGGCTGGTTCCTGGACAGCGAGCAGTACCGCCACACGGACTGCATCGACACCATCACGTGCGCGCCCACGGAGGCCATCCGCCGCGGCATCAG GTACTGGAACGGGGTGGTCCCAGAGCGCTGCCGCCGCCAGTTCCAGGAGGGCGAGGAGTGGAACTGCTTCTTCGGCTACAAGATCTACCCGACTCTGCGCT GGCAGCCGGTGCAGGAGGGCCAGCGGCTGTACATCGAGAATCTGGGCCGCGAGGTGCGCCACACCCTCAAGGACGTGCC GGCCAGCTttgcccctgcctgcctctcccatGAGATCATCATCCGGAG CCACTGGACAGATGTCCAGGTGAAGGGGATCTCACTGCCCCGGGCACTGCACTGCTGGGATAGGAGCCTCCATGACAGCCACAAAGCCAGCAAGACCCCCCTAAAGGGCTGCCCCGTCCACCTGGTGGACAGCTGCCCCTGGCCCCACTGCAACCCCTCGTGTCCCACTGTCCGGGACCAGTTCACGGGGCAAGAGATGAACGTGGCCCAGTTCCTCATGCACATGGGCTTCGACGTGCAGACAGTGGCCCAGCAGCAGGGACTGGAGCCCAGCGAGCTGCTGGGGATGCTGAGCAGCGGAAGCTAG
- the NOTUM gene encoding palmitoleoyl-protein carboxylesterase NOTUM isoform X1, whose amino-acid sequence MGRGVRVLLLLGLLHCAGGGEAKKTWRRQGQQPPPPPPLPPPPPRTEAAPAAGQPVESFPLDFTAVEGNMDSFMAQVKSLAQSLYPCSAPQLNEDLRLHLLLNTSVTCNDGSPAGYYLKESKGSRRWLLFLEGGWYCFNRESCDSRYDTMRRLMSSRDWPRTRRGTGILSSQPEENPHWWNANMVFIPYCSSDVWSGASSKSEKNEYAFMGTLIIQEVVRELLGRGLSGAKVLLLAGSSAGGTGVLLNVDRVAEQLEELGYPAIQVRGLADSGWFLDSEQYRHTDCIDTITCAPTEAIRRGIRYWNGVVPERCRRQFQEGEEWNCFFGYKIYPTLRCPVFVVQWLFDEAQLTVGNVHLSGQPVQEGQRLYIENLGREVRHTLKDVPASFAPACLSHEIIIRSHWTDVQVKGISLPRALHCWDRSLHDSHKASKTPLKGCPVHLVDSCPWPHCNPSCPTVRDQFTGQEMNVAQFLMHMGFDVQTVAQQQGLEPSELLGMLSSGS is encoded by the exons ATGGGCCGAGGGGTGCgcgtgctgctgctgctgggcctGCTGCACTGCGCCGGGGGCGGCGAGGCCAAGAAGACCTGGCGGCGCCAGGGTCAGcagccgcccccgccgccgcccctgCCGCCGCCTCCCCCGCGGACCGAGGCGGCGCCGGCGGCTGGACAGCCAGTGGAGAGTTTCCCGCTGGACTTCACGGCCGTGGAGGGCAACATGGACAGCTTCATGGCACAGGTCAAGAGCCTGGCTCAGTCCCTGTACCCCTGCTCCGCGCCGCAGCTCAACGAGGACCTGCGCCTGCACCTCCTGCTCAACACCTCGGTGACCTGCAACGACGGGAGCCCCGCCGG CTACTACCTGAAGGAGTCCAAGGGCAGCCGGCGGTGGCTGCTCTTCCTGGAAG GCGGCTGGTATTGCTTCAACCGCGAGAGCTGCGACTCCAGATACGACACCATGCGGCGCCTCATGAGCTCCCGGGACTGGCCGCGCACTCGCAGAG GCACAGGGATCCTGTCCTCACAGCCGGAGGAGAACCCCCACTGGTGGAACGCAAACATGGT CTTCATCCCCTACTGCTCCAGTGATGTTTGGAGCGGGGCTTCATCTAAGTCCGAGAAGA ACGAGTATGCATTCATGGGCACCCTCATCATCCAGGAGGTGGTGCGAGAGCTCCTGGGCAGAGGGCTGAGCGGGGCCAAGGTGCTGCTGCTGGCCGGGAGCag CGCGGGGGGCACCGGGGTGCTGCTGAATGTGGACCGCGTGGCCGAGCAGCTGGAGGAGCTGGGCTACCCGGCCATCCAGGTGCGAGGCCTGGCCGACTCCGGCTGGTTCCTGGACAGCGAGCAGTACCGCCACACGGACTGCATCGACACCATCACGTGCGCGCCCACGGAGGCCATCCGCCGCGGCATCAG GTACTGGAACGGGGTGGTCCCAGAGCGCTGCCGCCGCCAGTTCCAGGAGGGCGAGGAGTGGAACTGCTTCTTCGGCTACAAGATCTACCCGACTCTGCGCT GCCCCGTGTTCGTGGTGCAGTGGCTGTTTGACGAGGCCCAGCTGACTGTGGGCAACGTGCACCTCTCAGGGCAGCCGGTGCAGGAGGGCCAGCGGCTGTACATCGAGAATCTGGGCCGCGAGGTGCGCCACACCCTCAAGGACGTGCC GGCCAGCTttgcccctgcctgcctctcccatGAGATCATCATCCGGAG CCACTGGACAGATGTCCAGGTGAAGGGGATCTCACTGCCCCGGGCACTGCACTGCTGGGATAGGAGCCTCCATGACAGCCACAAAGCCAGCAAGACCCCCCTAAAGGGCTGCCCCGTCCACCTGGTGGACAGCTGCCCCTGGCCCCACTGCAACCCCTCGTGTCCCACTGTCCGGGACCAGTTCACGGGGCAAGAGATGAACGTGGCCCAGTTCCTCATGCACATGGGCTTCGACGTGCAGACAGTGGCCCAGCAGCAGGGACTGGAGCCCAGCGAGCTGCTGGGGATGCTGAGCAGCGGAAGCTAG